The following proteins come from a genomic window of Malus domestica chromosome 02, GDT2T_hap1:
- the LOC103450489 gene encoding uncharacterized protein, whose protein sequence is MAEAAKNPVGQQQRIIVPNKHGEKLVGLLHETSSPDLVILCHGFRATKENSIMVNLAVALENEGISSFRFDFAGIGESEGSFQYASFRREADDLHSVVEYFSGAKRAPSAIIGHSRGGVAVLLYASIYHNICTVVNVSGGYDLKRGIEERCGKDFMEVIKKEGFIDVKIKSGDGNYRLTKESLMDRLSTDMHESCLKIDKECRVLTIHGTADEISPVEDALEFAKIIPNHKLHLVEGANHLYTSHQAELASVVMDFIKAALQQDKATSN, encoded by the exons ATGGCAGAAGCTGCAAAAAATCCAG TGGGTCAGCAACAGAGAATCATCGTACCCAACAAACACGGTGAAAAGCTTGTGGGATTGTTACACGAAACCAGTTCCCCGGACCTTGTAATCTTATGTCATGGTTTTCGAGCCACCAAG GAAAACTCTATCATGGTGAACCTTGCTGTTGCACTGGAAAATGAAGGGATCAGTTCCTTCCGTTTTGACTTTGCCGGAATTGG GGAAAGTGAAGGCTCCTTTCAGTATGCTAGCTTTCGGAGAGAGGCTGATGACTTGCACTCTGTTGTTGAATACTTCTCTGGGGCAAAACGTGCACCCAGTGCAATTATTGGACACAGTAGAG GAGGCGTTGCTGTGCTTCTGTATGCTTCCATATATCATAACATATGTACGGTTGTCAACGTTTCTGGAGGTTATGATCTGAAGAGAGGCATTGAAGAACGCTGTGGAAAAGACTTTATGGAAGTAATCAAGAAGGAAGGGTTCATTGATGTTAAGATTAAGTCAG GAGATGGTAATTATCGTCTGACCAAGGAGAGTTTGATGGATCGCCTAAGTACTGATATGCACGAATCATGCCTTAAGATTGACAAAGAATGCCG GGTGCTGACAATCCATGGAACTGCCGACGAGATCAGCCCTGTTGAAGATGCACTAGAGTTTGCCAAGATAATACCTAACCACAAATTACATCTAGTAGAAGGCGCTAATCATTTGTACACCTCGCATCAAGCCGAGTTAGCATCGGTCGTCATGGACTTCATTAAGGCAGCTCTGCAGCAGGACAAGGCTACTTCAAACTAG
- the LOC114822668 gene encoding DNA-directed RNA polymerases II and IV subunit 5A-like, with protein sequence MVLTEEEITRLYRVRKNVMQMLKDRYRWLWGSRNRRHSYWRSQNRRALILVLVFQIYVFFPDEPKLGVKTMKTYTNRMKSENVFR encoded by the coding sequence ATGGTTTTAACAGAAGAAGAAATCACAAGGCTTTACAGAGTCCGAAAGAATGTAATGCAAATGCTGAAAGATCGGTACCGGTGGCTCTGGGGAAGTCGGAATAGGAGGCACTCATATTGGAGAAGTCAGAATAGGAGAGCACTCATCTTGGTTCTTGTGTTTCAGATTTATGTCTTCTTTCCGGACGAACCAAAGCTTGGGGTCAAGACAATGAAGACTTATACCAACCGCATGAAATCGGAGAATGTGTTCAGATGA
- the LOC139188935 gene encoding uncharacterized protein isoform X2 yields MAEAAQNSAVPQLKIVIPNKHSEKLVGILHETGSAEIVILCHGFRASKDETTMVNLAFALENKELVPSVSTLLKTGPFHLEKRC; encoded by the exons ATGGCAGAAGCTGCACAAAACTCAGCAG TTCCGCAACTCAAAATCGTTATACCCAACAAACATAGCGAAAAGCTTGTGGGCATATTACATGAAACTGGCTCTGCGGAGATTGTAATCTTATGCCATGGTTTTCGAGCCTCCAAG GATGAAACGACTATGGTGAACCTTGCTTTTGCATTGGAAAATAAGGAATTAGTTCCTTCCGTTTCGACTTTGCTGAAAACGG GGCCATTTCACCTGGAAAAGAGATGTTGA
- the LOC103406815 gene encoding UPF0481 protein At3g47200-like, whose protein sequence is MVDNKVNDHSIVEITDEDRDVIARINGNSETSREHKNQVELTVSSLRGKLHRQPPFPACSCIFRVPKVLRRHNEKAFVPNLVSIGPFHHGDENLRVMEEIKRWYLHSLLERKPTPKTSLECFVEEIGRIEQKHRDCYGEKFDIYSGKFVEMMVLDGCFIIELLRRCDKLVPWDDDDPLEYTSWMLKVLQNDLFLLENQLPWKVLKCLFDLTKVNDDHSLLALALKFFESSVFNQTPQIKEGVQTKHLLDAVRESLISLHKPQSTERRYWEPIPTVTELLQAGVKFKSKSKVWNNMLDITFKNGVMEIPPIDIESNAESHFRNLIAYEHCDPDIAIFNITSYAVILDNVIQSSEDAEFLIQKRIITTILSKEDLACFFNGLYKDTIPSHFSYVELTEKVNAHYNHRWYRWRTILSRDYFSNPWSIMSFIAALVILVLTFLQTLYSLLTYY, encoded by the coding sequence ATGGTAGACAACAAAGTTAATGATCACTCCATCGTGGAGATTACGGATGAGGACAGAGATGTGATTGCACGAATCAATGGGAATTCGGAAACATCGCGTGAACATAAAAATCAAGTGGAATTGACAGTATCATCTCTTCGAGGAAAGCTTCACCGGCAGCCTCCATTCCCAGCTTGTAGCTGCATATTTCGAGTCCCTAAAGTACTACGCAGGCATAACGAAAAAGCTTTTGTTCCAAATTTGGTTTCAATAGGGCCTTTTCACCACGGAGATGAGAACTTGCGAGTGATGGAAGAAATCAAACGGTGGTACTTACATTCCCTACTTGAACGAAAACCAACTCCGAAGACCAGCCTGGAGTGCTTTGTCGAGGAGATAGGACGCATAGAACAAAAGCATCGCGATTGCTATGGTGAAAAATTCGACATTTATAGTGGAAAATTTGTGGAAATGATGGTGCTTGATGGTTGCTTTATTATTGAACTCCTCCGCAGGTGTGACAAACTGGTACCCTGGGACGATGATgatcccttggagtatacctcTTGGATGCTCAAGGTACTTCAAAACGACTTGTTTCTACTCGAAAACCAGCTTCCTTGGAAAGTTCTTAAATGTCTATTCGACCTCACCAAAGTAAATGATGACCATTCTCTACTTGCGCTTGCTCTTAAATTCTTTGAGTCGTCCGTATTCAACCAGACTCCACAGATCAAAGAAGGAGTGCAAACTAAACATTTACTTGATGCCGTAAGAGAGTCTTTAATTTCCTTGCACAAGCCGCAATCAACAGAGAGGAGATATTGGGAACCTATACCAACTGTCACGGAACTTCTACAAGCTGGTGTCAAATTCAAGAGTAAAAGCAAGGTGTGGAACAACATGCTTGACATAACCTTCAAAAACGGAGTTATGGAAATTCCACCAATAGACATTGAATCCAATGCAGAGTCTCATTTCAGAAACCTCATCGCCTACGAACATTGTGATCCAGACATCGCGATTTTTAATATTACCTCTTACGCCGTGATCTTGGATAACGTTATTCAGTCTAGCGAAGACGCGGAGTTTCTTATTCAGAAACGAATTATAACTACCATATTGAGCAAAGAGGACCTCGCCTGCTTCTTCAACGGGCTCTACAAGGACACTATTCCCAGCCATTTCTCTTATGTGGAGCTCACCGAGAAAGTGAATGCACATTATAACCATCGGTGGTATAGATGGCGAACAATTCTCAGCCGCGATTATTTCAGTAATCCGTGGTCAATCATGTCATTTATTGCTGCGCTTGTGATCCTAGTTTTAACCTTCTTGCAAACCTTATATTCCTTGCTGACTTACTATTAG
- the LOC139188935 gene encoding uncharacterized protein isoform X1, producing the protein MLLSSSFTSISFPSPNFNLPSNRSPKRILKMAEAAQNSAVPQLKIVIPNKHSEKLVGILHETGSAEIVILCHGFRASKDETTMVNLAFALENKELVPSVSTLLKTGPFHLEKRC; encoded by the exons ATGCTGCTCTCAAGTTCTTTCACTTCCATAAGCTTCCCTTCACCGAACTTTAATCTTCCCAGCAATCGCAGCCCAAAACGAATCTTGAAAATGGCAGAAGCTGCACAAAACTCAGCAG TTCCGCAACTCAAAATCGTTATACCCAACAAACATAGCGAAAAGCTTGTGGGCATATTACATGAAACTGGCTCTGCGGAGATTGTAATCTTATGCCATGGTTTTCGAGCCTCCAAG GATGAAACGACTATGGTGAACCTTGCTTTTGCATTGGAAAATAAGGAATTAGTTCCTTCCGTTTCGACTTTGCTGAAAACGG GGCCATTTCACCTGGAAAAGAGATGTTGA